One Castanea sativa cultivar Marrone di Chiusa Pesio chromosome 4, ASM4071231v1 DNA window includes the following coding sequences:
- the LOC142630649 gene encoding isoliquiritigenin 2'-O-methyltransferase-like, translated as MSSTQNQCGKPPISEKDDDPCLYALLLSSSHVFPMVLNAAIELNLFEIIAKASRDAFLSPSEIASKLPTQNPDAPYMLDRMLRLLASYSLLTCSVRTCEDGRVERLYGVSPAGKFYVQNEDGGSVDSISAFALHRATVEVLLNFKTAILEGGNLFEKVHGKSIFQYMKADPSLNNLFNKAMADLSGIHMKKILEKYEGFEGVSLLVDVAGGTGASLNMVISKYPSIKGINFDLPQVIQHAPSYPGVEHVGGDMYVSVPKGDVIMIKGTCHNWNDEQCIKLLKNCNKAVPKDGKVIIMDFILPEEPEASNASKYVSMLDNAMFIQPGGKERTEKEFEALSKAAGFSGFQVICRAFTVMGVMELYK; from the exons ATGAGTTCCACACAAAACCAGTGTGGTAAACCCCCCATTAGTGAAAAAGATGATGATCCATGTCTCTATGCCTTGCTACTGTCTAGCTCTCACGTATTTCCCATGGTACTAAACGCCGCCATTGAGCTCAATCTGTTCGAGATCATTGCTAAGGCAAGCCGTGATGCTTTCTTGTCACCCTCTGAGATTGCTTCTAAGCTTCCCACACAAAACCCTGATGCACCTTATATGCTCGATCGCATGCTGCGTTTACTTGCTAGCTACTCACTTCTTACTTGCTCTGTGCGCACCTGCGAAGATGGAAGGGTTGAGAGACTCTATGGAGTCTCACCGGCTGGCAAATTCTATGTTCAGAATGAAGATGGAGGATCTGTGGATTCAATCTCAGCTTTTGCTTTACACCGGGCCACAGTAGAGGTTTT GCTAAATTTTAAGACTGCCATTCTTGAAGGAGGTAATCTATTTGAAAAAGTCCATGGGAAATCCATCTTCCAATACATGAAAGCTGATCCATCATTGAACAACCTTTTTAACAAGGCAATGGCTGATCTTTCCGGaatacacatgaaaaaaattcttgagAAATATGAAGGATTTGAGGGGGTATCATTGTTGGTTGATGTTGCGGGTGGCACTGGAGCAAGCCTCAACATGGTCATTTCCAAGTACCCTTCCATTAAAGGCATTAACTTTGATTTGCCTCAAGTGATTCAACACGCACCATCTTATCCAG GTGTTGAACATGTTGGAGGGGATATGTATGTAAGTGTTCCAAAAGGTGACGTCATAATGATAAAG GGTACATGTCATAATTGGAATGAtgaacaatgcataaaactttTGAAGAACTGCAACAAAGCAGTGCCAAAAGATGGAAAGGTGATTATCATGGACTTTATATTGCCAGAGGAACCTGAGGCAAGTAATGCTTCTAAGTATGTCTCTATGCTTGACAATGCTATGTTTATTCAACCTGGAGGGAAGGAAAGAACTGAGAAAGAGTTTGAGGCCTTGAGCAAGGCTGCTGGATTTTCAGGGTTTCAAGTTATCTGTCGAGCCTTTACTGTCATGGGAGTTATGGAACTTTACAAATAA